A single window of Streptomyces sudanensis DNA harbors:
- the ybeY gene encoding rRNA maturation RNase YbeY, with amino-acid sequence MSIDVNNESGTEVDERAILDVARYALARMRIHPLSELSVIVVDAEAMEQLHLQWMDLPGPTDVMSFPMDELRPPSKDDEEPPQGLLGDIVLCPEVAERQGREAPTRHSMDEELQLLTVHGVLHLLGYDHEEPDEKAEMFGLQAAIVDGWRAEKGLTGPSPAPTVS; translated from the coding sequence ATGTCGATCGACGTCAACAACGAGTCCGGCACCGAGGTCGACGAGCGGGCGATCCTCGACGTCGCCCGCTACGCGCTCGCGCGGATGCGGATCCACCCCCTGTCCGAGCTGTCGGTGATCGTGGTGGACGCCGAGGCGATGGAGCAGCTGCACCTGCAGTGGATGGACCTGCCGGGTCCGACGGACGTCATGTCCTTCCCGATGGACGAGCTGCGCCCGCCGTCGAAGGACGACGAGGAGCCCCCCCAGGGGCTCCTCGGGGACATCGTGCTCTGCCCGGAGGTCGCCGAGCGGCAGGGCCGCGAGGCGCCCACGCGGCACTCCATGGACGAGGAGCTCCAGCTGCTCACCGTCCACGGGGTGCTGCACCTCCTCGGCTACGACCACGAGGAGCCCGACGAGAAGGCCGAGATGTTCGGGCTCCAGGCGGCGATCGTCGACGGCTGGCGGGCGGAGAAGGGCCTGACCGGCCCCTCCCCGGCGCCGACCGTCTCATGA
- a CDS encoding PhoH family protein, with product MTHTPTDQVRAHFTVPAKHPMVTVLGSGDALLRVIEQAFPRADIHVRGNEISAVGEAAEVALIQRLFDEMMLVLRTGQPMTEDAVERSIAMLKEETGGAAAETPSEVLTQNILSSRGRTIRPKTLNQKRYVDAIDKHTIVFGIGPAGTGKTYLAMAKAVQALQSKQVNRIILTRPAVEAGERLGFLPGTLYEKIDPYLRPLYDALHDMLDPDSIPRLMAAGTIEVAPLAYMRGRTLNDAFIILDEAQNTNPEQMKMFLTRLGFDSKIVITGDVTQVDLPNGTKSGLRQVQDILDGVQDVHFSRLTSHDVVRHKLVGRIVDAYEKYDTHNGR from the coding sequence ATGACTCACACACCGACAGATCAGGTACGAGCCCACTTCACCGTACCCGCCAAGCACCCCATGGTGACCGTGCTCGGTTCGGGCGACGCCCTGCTCCGGGTGATCGAGCAGGCGTTCCCCCGCGCCGACATCCACGTGCGGGGCAACGAGATCAGCGCGGTGGGCGAGGCCGCCGAGGTGGCCCTCATCCAGCGGCTGTTCGACGAGATGATGCTGGTGCTGCGCACGGGGCAGCCCATGACGGAGGACGCGGTGGAACGCTCGATCGCCATGCTCAAGGAGGAGACCGGGGGAGCGGCCGCCGAGACGCCGTCCGAGGTCCTCACCCAGAACATCCTCTCCAGCCGTGGCCGCACCATCCGTCCCAAGACGCTCAACCAGAAGCGGTACGTCGACGCGATCGACAAGCACACGATCGTCTTCGGCATCGGCCCGGCCGGCACCGGCAAGACCTACCTCGCCATGGCGAAGGCGGTCCAGGCCCTGCAGTCCAAGCAGGTCAACCGGATCATCCTGACCCGGCCCGCGGTCGAGGCGGGCGAGCGCCTCGGCTTCCTGCCCGGCACGCTCTACGAGAAGATCGACCCGTACCTGCGGCCGCTGTACGACGCGCTGCACGACATGCTCGACCCCGACTCGATCCCGCGGCTGATGGCGGCGGGCACGATCGAGGTCGCGCCGCTGGCGTACATGCGCGGCCGGACGCTCAACGACGCGTTCATCATCCTCGACGAGGCGCAGAACACGAACCCCGAGCAGATGAAGATGTTCCTGACCCGGCTCGGCTTCGACTCGAAGATCGTCATCACCGGCGACGTGACCCAGGTCGACCTGCCGAACGGCACCAAGAGCGGCCTGCGGCAGGTCCAGGACATCCTCGACGGCGTCCAGGACGTCCACTTCTCCCGCCTCACCTCGCACGACGTCGTACGGCACAAGCTGGTCGGCCGTATCGTCGACGCGTACGAGAAGTACGACACCCACAACGGGCGCTGA
- a CDS encoding ribonuclease Z: MSVRELVVLGTASQVPTRHRNHNGYLLRWDGEGILFDPGEGTQRQMLRAGVAAHDIDRICITHFHGDHCLGLAGVVQRINLDQVPHPVTAHYPASGQRFFERLRYATAYRERADIVEAPVAADGPVARTAGYTLEARRLSHPVESFGYRLTEPDGRRMLPDRLAAHGVRGPDVGVLQREGTLRGVRLEDVSEVRPGQRFAFVMDTRLCDGVHALAEGCDLLVIESTFLDEDAALAVEHGHLTAGQAAAAARDAGVRHLVLTHFSQRYGDPSAFERQARAAGFDGELTVARDLVRVPLPKRS; the protein is encoded by the coding sequence GTGTCCGTACGGGAACTCGTCGTGCTGGGCACCGCCAGCCAGGTGCCCACACGCCACCGCAACCACAACGGCTACCTGCTCCGCTGGGACGGCGAGGGCATCCTCTTCGACCCGGGCGAGGGCACCCAGCGCCAGATGCTGCGCGCCGGGGTCGCCGCGCACGACATCGACCGGATCTGCATCACGCACTTCCACGGCGACCACTGCCTCGGCCTCGCCGGGGTCGTCCAGCGCATCAACCTGGACCAGGTCCCGCACCCCGTCACCGCCCACTACCCGGCGTCCGGGCAGCGGTTCTTCGAGCGGCTGCGGTACGCCACCGCCTACCGCGAGCGCGCCGACATCGTGGAGGCGCCCGTCGCCGCCGACGGGCCCGTCGCGCGGACGGCGGGCTACACCCTGGAGGCACGCCGCCTGTCGCATCCCGTCGAGTCGTTCGGCTACCGGCTGACGGAGCCGGACGGGCGCCGCATGCTGCCCGACCGGCTCGCCGCGCACGGCGTCAGGGGCCCCGACGTGGGCGTCCTCCAGCGGGAGGGCACCCTGCGCGGGGTGCGGCTGGAGGACGTCAGCGAGGTGCGGCCCGGCCAGCGCTTCGCCTTCGTCATGGACACCCGCCTGTGCGACGGCGTCCACGCGCTCGCCGAGGGCTGCGACCTGCTCGTCATCGAGTCGACGTTCCTCGACGAGGACGCCGCCCTCGCCGTCGAGCACGGCCACCTCACCGCGGGGCAGGCCGCCGCGGCCGCCCGCGACGCGGGCGTCCGGCACCTGGTCCTCACCCACTTCTCGCAGCGCTACGGCGATCCGTCCGCCTTCGAGCGGCAGGCCCGCGCGGCCGGGTTCGACGGCGAGCTGACCGTCGCCAGGGACCTCGTCCGCGTCCCCCTCCCCAAGCGCTCCTAG
- a CDS encoding histidine triad nucleotide-binding protein, translating to MAGEPRSDCLFCKIVVGEVPATVVRETETTVAFRDINPQAPTHVLVIPKAHHADAAALAAAAPEIAADVLREAGEVAAQEGAGGTGYRIVFNTGAGAGQTVFHAHAHVLAGRGLEWPPG from the coding sequence ATGGCCGGAGAGCCGCGCAGCGACTGCCTGTTCTGCAAGATCGTGGTGGGGGAGGTGCCCGCGACCGTCGTCCGCGAGACGGAGACCACCGTCGCGTTCCGCGACATCAACCCCCAGGCGCCCACCCACGTGCTGGTGATCCCCAAGGCGCACCACGCCGACGCCGCCGCCCTCGCCGCCGCGGCGCCGGAGATCGCCGCCGACGTGCTGCGCGAGGCGGGGGAGGTGGCCGCGCAGGAGGGGGCCGGCGGCACCGGGTACCGGATCGTCTTCAACACGGGTGCCGGGGCCGGCCAGACCGTCTTCCACGCGCACGCCCACGTCCTCGCCGGACGCGGCCTCGAGTGGCCCCCCGGGTAG
- a CDS encoding 16S rRNA (uracil(1498)-N(3))-methyltransferase — translation MTAPVFVVEQVPAGPEYVLEGPEGRHAVSVRRLGPGEDVILTDGHGRWTGGVVKAAEGKDRLVVVDLHGVREEPEPEPRITVVQALPKGDRGELAVETMTETGVDAIVPWQASRCITQWRGDRGAKSLAKWRATAREAGKQSRRVRFPDVAGAMTTKQVAGLLTGADFAAVLHEEGAEPLATAPLPAAGRFVLVVGPEGGVAPDELAAFAEAGARPYRLGRSVLRTSTAGTAATALLLGRTGRWS, via the coding sequence ATGACCGCCCCCGTCTTCGTCGTCGAGCAGGTCCCCGCCGGGCCCGAGTACGTCCTGGAGGGCCCGGAGGGCCGGCACGCGGTGTCCGTGCGGCGGCTCGGCCCCGGCGAGGACGTGATCCTCACCGACGGGCACGGCCGCTGGACCGGGGGCGTCGTCAAGGCCGCCGAGGGCAAGGACCGGCTCGTCGTCGTGGACCTGCACGGGGTCCGGGAGGAGCCGGAACCCGAGCCGCGCATCACCGTCGTCCAGGCCCTCCCCAAGGGCGACCGCGGCGAGCTCGCCGTCGAGACGATGACGGAGACCGGGGTCGACGCGATCGTCCCCTGGCAGGCGTCCCGCTGCATCACCCAGTGGCGCGGCGACCGGGGCGCGAAGTCGCTGGCGAAGTGGCGGGCCACCGCCCGCGAGGCCGGCAAGCAGTCCCGCCGGGTCCGCTTCCCCGACGTCGCCGGGGCCATGACCACCAAGCAGGTCGCCGGACTGCTGACCGGGGCGGACTTCGCGGCCGTGCTGCACGAGGAGGGCGCCGAACCGCTCGCCACCGCCCCGCTGCCCGCGGCCGGCCGCTTCGTGCTGGTCGTGGGCCCCGAGGGCGGCGTCGCACCCGACGAACTCGCCGCGTTCGCGGAGGCCGGCGCCCGGCCCTACCGGCTCGGACGGAGCGTCCTGCGCACCTCCACGGCCGGCACGGCCGCGACGGCGCTCCTCCTGGGGCGTACCGGGCGGTGGTCCTGA
- a CDS encoding nitronate monooxygenase, producing the protein MPSALTGLCRHPIVQAPMAGGASCPELAAAVSEAGGLGFLAAGYKTADGMYREVQRTRGLTARPFGVNLFLPQPGQADAAAVGLYGQQLAGETAWYETPLGDPDAGRDDGYDAKLAILLDDPVPVVSFTFGCPARDTLAALARAGTRTVVTVTDPDEARAAEHAGADAVCAQGVEAGGHRGTHRDDPEAEGSGTGLLTLVAQVREAVRLPVLAAGGLMRGAQVAAVLAAGAEAAQLGTAFLACPESGADPLHKRALTDPLFTHTELTRAFSGRPARSLVNRFVREHGPYAPAAYPEVHHLTSGLRRAAARAKDPQGMALWAGQGHRLARELPAGRLVEVLRREIRSALAAPALRGVS; encoded by the coding sequence ATGCCCTCCGCGCTGACCGGTCTCTGCCGCCACCCGATCGTGCAGGCCCCCATGGCCGGCGGCGCCTCGTGCCCGGAGCTCGCCGCCGCCGTGTCCGAGGCGGGCGGCCTCGGCTTCCTGGCCGCCGGGTACAAGACGGCCGACGGGATGTACCGGGAGGTCCAGCGGACCCGGGGCCTCACCGCCCGCCCCTTCGGCGTGAACCTGTTCCTGCCGCAGCCGGGCCAGGCGGACGCCGCCGCCGTCGGACTGTACGGCCAGCAGCTCGCCGGGGAGACCGCCTGGTACGAGACGCCGCTCGGCGACCCGGACGCCGGCCGGGACGACGGCTACGACGCGAAGCTGGCGATCCTCCTCGACGACCCGGTGCCGGTGGTGTCCTTCACCTTCGGCTGCCCCGCCCGGGACACGCTGGCGGCCCTGGCGCGCGCGGGCACCCGCACCGTCGTGACGGTCACCGACCCCGACGAGGCGCGGGCCGCCGAGCACGCCGGCGCCGACGCCGTGTGCGCGCAGGGCGTCGAGGCCGGCGGCCACCGGGGCACCCACCGCGACGACCCGGAGGCCGAGGGCTCGGGGACCGGGCTGCTGACGCTGGTCGCCCAGGTCCGCGAAGCCGTGCGGCTGCCGGTGCTCGCCGCGGGCGGTCTGATGCGCGGCGCGCAGGTCGCCGCCGTCCTCGCGGCGGGCGCCGAGGCCGCGCAGCTCGGCACCGCGTTCCTGGCGTGCCCGGAGTCCGGCGCCGACCCCCTGCACAAGCGGGCCCTGACGGACCCCCTGTTCACCCACACCGAGCTGACCCGCGCCTTCTCCGGACGCCCCGCCCGGAGCCTGGTCAACCGGTTCGTGCGGGAGCACGGGCCGTACGCCCCGGCCGCCTACCCCGAGGTGCACCACCTCACCAGCGGGCTGCGCAGGGCCGCGGCCAGGGCGAAGGACCCGCAGGGCATGGCCCTGTGGGCCGGCCAGGGCCACCGCCTGGCCCGGGAGCTGCCCGCCGGGCGGCTCGTCGAAGTACTCCGCCGCGAAATCCGGTCGGCCCTCGCGGCACCGGCCCTGAGAGGTGTGTCATGA